Proteins encoded within one genomic window of Oryza brachyantha chromosome 7, ObraRS2, whole genome shotgun sequence:
- the LOC102704628 gene encoding uncharacterized protein LOC102704628: MVVVVVGGGGGVKKEEEETEEARGGGGGGGPAGAWGTWEELVLGSAVIRHGAVAWGAVAAELRSRSPCAFSPEECEAKFSEIQARYSACDAWFEELRKRRVAELRNELKKSENFIGSLQSMIKSLSNSKHDDGNSECHTSHTESCSHNENAADTNSSSKELSKDRSSAASFTEEASNSQKSEKAQHCSTDSVQVDNASAETSAKPLVEKKICAEDGLLWGSRKKRGVRERRVLLMADDSCRAGENTSTSYAQRDGYSEGCAKKGLKTPKVESNVSVGERAKPNLAEILKSISTQSDCYMLQRRLDIQRKRARYKKMIRRHIDFRILHSKIKSGATSCTKELLRDILLFVNNVLAFYPKATLEHMSAIELRNIAFKIVQKSSGMPSKSCGVTRTASTPLVKKNTRSVQVQPGNHGPRDAKRSKVSSKETGSTVKQIEAKGSRGDSSVTGNAKTTQRSPPAKKRGVGRPPKNGQKRAAAQQDSPNKGRKKSRR; encoded by the exons atggtggtggtggtggtgggaggaggaggaggggtgaagaaggaggaggaggagacggaggaggcgaggggtggtggaggcggaggcggccccGCGGGGGCGTGGGGGACGTGGGAGGAGCTGGTGCTGGGGAGCGCCGTCATCCGCCACGGGGCCGTCGCGTggggcgccgtcgccgccgagctccggTCCCGCTCGCCGTGCGCCTTCTCGCCTGAG GAATGCGAAGCAAAATTTTCAGAGATACAAGCACGCTACTCTGCATGCGA TGCTTGGTTTGAGGAGCTCCGTAAGAGGAGAGTTGCTGAACTAAGAAATGAGCTGAAGAAGTCGGAAAATTTTATTGG ATCCCTGCAGTCCATGATCAAAAGCCTCAGCAATAGCAAACATGATGATGGCAACTCCGAATGTCACACTAGTCATACTGAATCATGTTCACATAATGAAAACGCAGCTGATACCAATTCCTCAAGCAAAGAGTTGTCCAAAGACAGGTCATCCGCTGCTAGTTTTACAGAGGAAGCAAGCAACAGTCAGAAATCTGAAAAGGCGCAACACTGCAGTACTGATTCAGTTCAAGTGGACAATGCTTCAGCAGAGACTTCGGCAAAACCCCTTGTTGAAAAAAAGATTTGTGCTGAAGATGGTTTGCTTTGGGGCTCTAGAAAGAAAAGGGGTGTGAGGGAAAGGAGGGTTCTTCTGATGGCTGATGATAGTTGCAGGGCTGGCGAGAATACATCTACATCATACGCACAGAGAGATGGTTACTCTGAAGGCTGTGCAAAGAAGGGCTTGAAAACTCCTAAGGTAGAATCTAATGTGTCTGTGGGTGAGAGGGCAAAACCAAACTTGGCAGAGATTTTGAAAAGTATATCCACTCAAAGTGACTGTTATATGCTGCAACGCCGACTTGATATCCAG CGGAAGCGGGCTAGATACAAGAAGATGATTCGCCGGCATATAGACTTCCGTATCCTTCATTCAAAGATCAAGAGTGGTGCAACTTCTTGTACCAAGGAGCTTCTAAGAGACATTCTACTGTTTGTCAATAATGTGCTTGCCTTCTACCCAAAGGCTACATTGGAGCACATGTCTGCAATTGAACTTCGAAATATTGCATTCAAAATAGTGCAAAAGAGCTCAGGCATGCCCTCTAAGAGTTGTGGAGTAACAAGGACAGCTAGTACCCCTTTAGTGAAGAAGAATACCCGATCGGTGCAGGTACAGCCTGGAAATCATGGGCCTCGTGATGCAAAGAGAAGTAAAGTTTCTTCAAAGGAGACTGGAAGTACTGTCAAGCAGATCGAGGCCAAGGGATCGCGTGGTGATTCATCAGTGACAGGTAATGCAAAAACCACACAGAGAAGTCCACCGGCCAAGAAGAGAGGTGTTGGGCGACCTCCAAAGAATGGGCAGAAGCGTGCTGCTGCACAGCAAGATAGCCCTAACAAAGGCAGGAAGAAGAGCCGGCGCTGA
- the LOC102720539 gene encoding protein STRUBBELIG-RECEPTOR FAMILY 3 isoform X2 codes for MDVRAVKSRSLLSVVAVVLLLLSAALPLSQSYTYEQDVFAINGLYTALGSPSVPGWITNGGDPCNEGWQGVECVVSNITSIVLNGANLGGQLGNTLGNFTSLITLDLSNNNIGGTIPDNLPITLQRFFLSGNQLSGSIPNTLSTLTLLTGLSLNNNHLVGEIPDAFSTLTGLANLDFSSNNLTGPLPPSMGNLKALTSLHIQNNQITGILNVLQDLPLQDLNIENNLFSGPVPVKLLNMPNFKKDGNPFNTSIAPSASPPAASTPLPSVSPPAGHLPTKEPSNSSNAAEGNTPSRKHTVSAVKFVGYILVGVVSVVVLVLMVMFCLSKYKERKSRDDAYTKKQLGRSPQKLKEPKIKEVSDIKEPPVKLKNNAGKASNVISHVREEQKLNVSTAASDAVYNAKEGRKPGSSLPAAPRVVAMKQIEHVIDMEKSDNFVEEPLHPPQSAVLRNEKVNVNPSVRTRKGRVPSVGKLELTTTVKSFSIASLQQYTNSFNEENLIRDSRFGKVYLAELPDGELLEVLKISAVNSRIPVDAFLELVVNISELTHPNILRLVGYCAEFDQRLLVYEHCSKMTLHDELHYVDDSNKALSWNARLQVAVGAAKALQYLHDGCQPPIVHQNFEPSVVLLNSTLVVHISECGLAALSSKSASQLSGHMRTLFHYEAPEVHESGSLSDRSDVYSFGVVMLELLTGRKPYDSSRPRAEQHLVRWASSQLYDIDAISKMVDPSIRGQCSEKALSRFADIISSCIQHEPEFRPSMSEVVQDLTRMVSDSTKASM; via the exons TGTTTGCTATAAATGGCTTGTACACTGCACTTGGATCGCCTTCAGTGCCTGGATGGATTACAAACGGTGGCGATCCCTGCAATGAAGGCTGGCAGGGTGTTGAATGCGTGGTCTCAAATATTACCTCCAT AGTTCTCAATGGTGCAAATTTAGGGGGACAATTGGGTAACACTCTAGGGAATTTCACGTCGCTAATAACCTT AGATCTGAGCAACAATAATATCGGTGGAACCATACCAGATAACCTGCCAATCACATTGCAGCGTTT TTTCCTTTCTGGTAACCAGCTAAGTGGCAGTATTCCAAATACATTGTCAACACTTACACTTTTGACAGGCTT GTCCCTCAATAACAACCATTTAGTTGGAGAGATACCAGATGCATTTTCAACGTTAACTGGACTTGCAAATTT GGATTTTTCTTCCAACAATTTGACTGGTCCTTTGCCACCTTCCATGGGAAACTTGAAAGCATTGACTAGCCT GCATATTCAGAATAATCAAATAACTGGGATCCTTAATGTGCTGCAAGATCTCCCTCTCCAGGATTT GAACATAGAAAACAATCTTTTCTCTGGTCCTGTGCCTGTGAAGCTACTGAACATGCCAAACTTTAA GAAGGATGGGAACCCATTCAATACCAGCATAGCCCCATCAGCATCGCCCCCCGCTGCATCAACGCCATTACCATCAGTATCACCTCCAGCAGGGCATCTCCCCACAAAAGAACCTTCAAATTCTTCTAATGCAGCAGAAGGGAATACTCCATCAAGAAAACATACTGTTTCTGCAGTCAAATTTGTTGGATACATTCTTGTTGGGGTGGTATCAGTGGTAGTTCTCGTGCTAATGGTGATGTTCTGTTTATCCAAgtacaaagaaagaaagtcgAGAGATGATGCGTATACAAAAAAACAGTTAGGAAGGTCTCCTCAAAAGCTTAAGGAACCTAAAATCAAGGAAGTTTCAGACATCAAGGAACCCCCTGTTAAACTCAAGAATAATGCTGGAAAAG CTTCAAATGTGATTTCTCATGTGAGGGAGGAGCAGAAGTTGAATGTGTCAACAGCAG CTTCAGATGCAGTTTATAATGCAAAGGAAGGGCGGAAGCCAGGTTCATCATTGCCAG CTGCTCCTAGGGTGGTTGCAATGAAACAAATAGAACATGTGATTGATATggaaaaatcagataattttgTGGAGGAACCACTCCATCCACCACAGTCTGCTGTACTGCGTAATGAAAAAGTCAATGTCAATCCCAGCGTGCGTACTAGAAAGGGAAGAGTACCTTCAGTTGGGAAATTGGAGTTAACAACTACCGTCAAGTCATTCTCTATTGCATCCCTTCAGCAATATACCAATAGTTTCAAtgaagaaaatttgataagagATAGCAGGTTTGGTAAGGTATATCTGGCAGAGCTTCCAGACGGAGAG CTACTGGAAGTTTTGAAGATTAGTGCTGTTAACTCGAGAATACCGGTGGATGCCTTTCTAGAGCTAGTTGTGAACATATCTGAACTGACGCATCCTAACATACTCAGGCTTGTTGGATACTGTGCGGAGTTTGATCAGCGATTACTTGTGTATGAGCACTGTAGCAAGATGACTCTACATGATGAACTTCATTACGTTGATGACTCAAACAAGGCACTATCATGGAATGCACGCCTCCAAGTTGCTGTGGGGGCAGCAAAAGCATTGCA ATATCTTCACGATGGCTGTCAACCTCCAATTGTACATCAGAATTTTGAACCATCTGTTGTTCTTCTCAACAGCACTTTAGTTGTGCATATTTCTGAATGTGGCCTTGCGGCACTGTCATCAAAATCAGCATCTCAG TTGTCTGGCCATATGCGCACTTTATTCCATTATGAAGCCCCTGAAGTGCATGAATCTGGATCATTAAGCGATCGAAGTGATGTTTACAGCTTCGGAGTTGTCATGTTGGAACTTCTTACTGGGCGTAAACCTTATGACAG TTCACGTCCACGTGCTGAGCAACATCTGGTGCGGTGGGCAAGTTCTCAGCTTTACGATATTGATGCTATATCAAAGATGGTAGATCCCTCCATTCGAGGGCAGTGTTCTGAAAAGGCATTGTCTCGTTTTGCTGACATTATCAGCAGTTGTATTCAG CATGAGCCAGAGTTTAGGCCCTCAATGTCTGAAGTTGTCCAAGATTTAACTCGTATGGTGAGTGATTCAACAAAGGCTTCCATGTAG
- the LOC102720539 gene encoding protein STRUBBELIG-RECEPTOR FAMILY 3 isoform X1 produces the protein MDVRAVKSRSLLSVVAVVLLLLSAALPLSQSYTYEQDVFAINGLYTALGSPSVPGWITNGGDPCNEGWQGVECVVSNITSIVLNGANLGGQLGNTLGNFTSLITLDLSNNNIGGTIPDNLPITLQRFFLSGNQLSGSIPNTLSTLTLLTGLSLNNNHLVGEIPDAFSTLTGLANLDFSSNNLTGPLPPSMGNLKALTSLHIQNNQITGILNVLQDLPLQDLNIENNLFSGPVPVKLLNMPNFKKDGNPFNTSIAPSASPPAASTPLPSVSPPAGHLPTKEPSNSSNAAEGNTPSRKHTVSAVKFVGYILVGVVSVVVLVLMVMFCLSKYKERKSRDDAYTKKQLGRSPQKLKEPKIKEVSDIKEPPVKLKNNAGKASNVISHVREEQKLNVSTAAASDAVYNAKEGRKPGSSLPAAPRVVAMKQIEHVIDMEKSDNFVEEPLHPPQSAVLRNEKVNVNPSVRTRKGRVPSVGKLELTTTVKSFSIASLQQYTNSFNEENLIRDSRFGKVYLAELPDGELLEVLKISAVNSRIPVDAFLELVVNISELTHPNILRLVGYCAEFDQRLLVYEHCSKMTLHDELHYVDDSNKALSWNARLQVAVGAAKALQYLHDGCQPPIVHQNFEPSVVLLNSTLVVHISECGLAALSSKSASQLSGHMRTLFHYEAPEVHESGSLSDRSDVYSFGVVMLELLTGRKPYDSSRPRAEQHLVRWASSQLYDIDAISKMVDPSIRGQCSEKALSRFADIISSCIQHEPEFRPSMSEVVQDLTRMVSDSTKASM, from the exons TGTTTGCTATAAATGGCTTGTACACTGCACTTGGATCGCCTTCAGTGCCTGGATGGATTACAAACGGTGGCGATCCCTGCAATGAAGGCTGGCAGGGTGTTGAATGCGTGGTCTCAAATATTACCTCCAT AGTTCTCAATGGTGCAAATTTAGGGGGACAATTGGGTAACACTCTAGGGAATTTCACGTCGCTAATAACCTT AGATCTGAGCAACAATAATATCGGTGGAACCATACCAGATAACCTGCCAATCACATTGCAGCGTTT TTTCCTTTCTGGTAACCAGCTAAGTGGCAGTATTCCAAATACATTGTCAACACTTACACTTTTGACAGGCTT GTCCCTCAATAACAACCATTTAGTTGGAGAGATACCAGATGCATTTTCAACGTTAACTGGACTTGCAAATTT GGATTTTTCTTCCAACAATTTGACTGGTCCTTTGCCACCTTCCATGGGAAACTTGAAAGCATTGACTAGCCT GCATATTCAGAATAATCAAATAACTGGGATCCTTAATGTGCTGCAAGATCTCCCTCTCCAGGATTT GAACATAGAAAACAATCTTTTCTCTGGTCCTGTGCCTGTGAAGCTACTGAACATGCCAAACTTTAA GAAGGATGGGAACCCATTCAATACCAGCATAGCCCCATCAGCATCGCCCCCCGCTGCATCAACGCCATTACCATCAGTATCACCTCCAGCAGGGCATCTCCCCACAAAAGAACCTTCAAATTCTTCTAATGCAGCAGAAGGGAATACTCCATCAAGAAAACATACTGTTTCTGCAGTCAAATTTGTTGGATACATTCTTGTTGGGGTGGTATCAGTGGTAGTTCTCGTGCTAATGGTGATGTTCTGTTTATCCAAgtacaaagaaagaaagtcgAGAGATGATGCGTATACAAAAAAACAGTTAGGAAGGTCTCCTCAAAAGCTTAAGGAACCTAAAATCAAGGAAGTTTCAGACATCAAGGAACCCCCTGTTAAACTCAAGAATAATGCTGGAAAAG CTTCAAATGTGATTTCTCATGTGAGGGAGGAGCAGAAGTTGAATGTGTCAACAGCAG CAGCTTCAGATGCAGTTTATAATGCAAAGGAAGGGCGGAAGCCAGGTTCATCATTGCCAG CTGCTCCTAGGGTGGTTGCAATGAAACAAATAGAACATGTGATTGATATggaaaaatcagataattttgTGGAGGAACCACTCCATCCACCACAGTCTGCTGTACTGCGTAATGAAAAAGTCAATGTCAATCCCAGCGTGCGTACTAGAAAGGGAAGAGTACCTTCAGTTGGGAAATTGGAGTTAACAACTACCGTCAAGTCATTCTCTATTGCATCCCTTCAGCAATATACCAATAGTTTCAAtgaagaaaatttgataagagATAGCAGGTTTGGTAAGGTATATCTGGCAGAGCTTCCAGACGGAGAG CTACTGGAAGTTTTGAAGATTAGTGCTGTTAACTCGAGAATACCGGTGGATGCCTTTCTAGAGCTAGTTGTGAACATATCTGAACTGACGCATCCTAACATACTCAGGCTTGTTGGATACTGTGCGGAGTTTGATCAGCGATTACTTGTGTATGAGCACTGTAGCAAGATGACTCTACATGATGAACTTCATTACGTTGATGACTCAAACAAGGCACTATCATGGAATGCACGCCTCCAAGTTGCTGTGGGGGCAGCAAAAGCATTGCA ATATCTTCACGATGGCTGTCAACCTCCAATTGTACATCAGAATTTTGAACCATCTGTTGTTCTTCTCAACAGCACTTTAGTTGTGCATATTTCTGAATGTGGCCTTGCGGCACTGTCATCAAAATCAGCATCTCAG TTGTCTGGCCATATGCGCACTTTATTCCATTATGAAGCCCCTGAAGTGCATGAATCTGGATCATTAAGCGATCGAAGTGATGTTTACAGCTTCGGAGTTGTCATGTTGGAACTTCTTACTGGGCGTAAACCTTATGACAG TTCACGTCCACGTGCTGAGCAACATCTGGTGCGGTGGGCAAGTTCTCAGCTTTACGATATTGATGCTATATCAAAGATGGTAGATCCCTCCATTCGAGGGCAGTGTTCTGAAAAGGCATTGTCTCGTTTTGCTGACATTATCAGCAGTTGTATTCAG CATGAGCCAGAGTTTAGGCCCTCAATGTCTGAAGTTGTCCAAGATTTAACTCGTATGGTGAGTGATTCAACAAAGGCTTCCATGTAG